In a single window of the Canis lupus dingo isolate Sandy chromosome 18, ASM325472v2, whole genome shotgun sequence genome:
- the GPR137 gene encoding integral membrane protein GPR137 isoform X2: protein MESNLSGLVPAAGLVPALPPAVTLGLTAAYTTLYALLFFSVYAQLWLVLLYGHKRLSYQTVFLALCLLWAALRTTLFSFYFRDTPRANRLGPLPFWLLYCCPVCLQFFTLTLMNLYFAQVVFKAKAKRRPEMSRGFIYLEAKGTSVCQAAAMGGAMVLLYASRACYNLAALALAPRSRLDAFDYDWYNVSDQADLVNDLGNKGYLVFGLILFVWELLPTTLLVGFFRVHRPPQDLSTSRILNGQVFGSRSYFFDRAGHCEDEGCSWEHGHSESTSMSGSLGSGSWYGAIGREPGWCGGSQTRTTPLLFSQVLGPGGHHHSLYSTPQT from the exons ATGGAGAGTAACCTGTCTGGCCTGGTGCCTGCTGCTGGGCTGGTGCCTGCGCTGCCTCCTGCTGTGACCCTGGGGCTGACTGCGGCCTACACCACTCTGTATGCCCTGCTCTTCTTCTCGGTCTATGCCCAGCTCTGGCTGGTGCTCCTATATGGACACAAGCGTCTCAGCTATCAGACCGTGTTCCTGGCACTCTGTCTGCTCTGGGCTGCCTTGCGCACCACCCTCTTCTCCTTCTACTTCCGAGATACCCCCCGAGCCAACCGTCTGGGACCCCTGCCCTTTTGGCTTCTCTACTGCTGCCCTGTCTGCCTGCAGTTCTTCACACTGACACTTATGAACCTCTACTTTGCCCAG GTTGTGTTCAAGGCCAAGGCGAAGCGCCGGCCGGAGATGAGCCGAGGCTT CATCTACCTGGAGGCCAAG GGAACCAGTGTGTGCCAGGCAGCTGCGATGGGTGGTGCCATGGTCCTGCTGTATGCCAGCCGGGCCTGCTACAACCTGGCAGCCCTGGCCTTGGCCCCCCGGAGCCGGCTGGATGCTTTCGATTATGACTGGTACAACGTCTCTGACCAG GCGGACCTGGTGAATGATTTGGGGAACAAAGGCTACCTGGTGTTTGGTCTCATCCTCTTTGTGTGGGAGCTGCTGCCCACCACCCTGCTGGTGGGCTTTTTCCGGGTCCACCGGCCCCCACAGGACCTG AGCACCAGTCGCATCCTCAATGGGCAGGTCTTTGGTTCCCGTTCCTACTTCTTTGACCGGGCTGGGCATTGTGAGGACGAGGGCTGCTCCTGGGAGCATGGTCACAGCGAAAGCACCAG CATGTCAGGCAGCCTAGGCTCTGGCAGCTGGTACGGCGCCATCGGGCGGGAGCCAGGCTGGTGCGGGGGCAGCCAGACACGGACCACTCCGCTGCTCTTCTCCCAGGTGCTGGGACCAGGTGGCCACCACCACAGTCTCTACTCCACCCCACAGACGTga
- the GPR137 gene encoding integral membrane protein GPR137 isoform X1 yields MESNLSGLVPAAGLVPALPPAVTLGLTAAYTTLYALLFFSVYAQLWLVLLYGHKRLSYQTVFLALCLLWAALRTTLFSFYFRDTPRANRLGPLPFWLLYCCPVCLQFFTLTLMNLYFAQVVFKAKAKRRPEMSRGLLAVRGAFVGASLLFLLVNVLCAVLSRRRRAQPWALLLVRVLVSDSLFVICALSLAACLCLVARRAPSTSIYLEAKGTSVCQAAAMGGAMVLLYASRACYNLAALALAPRSRLDAFDYDWYNVSDQADLVNDLGNKGYLVFGLILFVWELLPTTLLVGFFRVHRPPQDLSTSRILNGQVFGSRSYFFDRAGHCEDEGCSWEHGHSESTSMSGSLGSGSWYGAIGREPGWCGGSQTRTTPLLFSQVLGPGGHHHSLYSTPQT; encoded by the exons ATGGAGAGTAACCTGTCTGGCCTGGTGCCTGCTGCTGGGCTGGTGCCTGCGCTGCCTCCTGCTGTGACCCTGGGGCTGACTGCGGCCTACACCACTCTGTATGCCCTGCTCTTCTTCTCGGTCTATGCCCAGCTCTGGCTGGTGCTCCTATATGGACACAAGCGTCTCAGCTATCAGACCGTGTTCCTGGCACTCTGTCTGCTCTGGGCTGCCTTGCGCACCACCCTCTTCTCCTTCTACTTCCGAGATACCCCCCGAGCCAACCGTCTGGGACCCCTGCCCTTTTGGCTTCTCTACTGCTGCCCTGTCTGCCTGCAGTTCTTCACACTGACACTTATGAACCTCTACTTTGCCCAG GTTGTGTTCAAGGCCAAGGCGAAGCGCCGGCCGGAGATGAGCCGAGGCTT GCTGGCTGTCCGAGGGGCCTTCGTGGGGGCCTCGCTGCTCTTTCTGCTGGTGAATGTGCTGTGTGCTGTGCTGTCTCGCCGGCGCCGGGCACAGCCCTGGGCCCTCCTGCTGGTGCGAGTCCTGGTGAGCGACTCCCTCTTTGTTATCTGCGCCCTCTCTCttgctgcctgcctctgccttgtTGCCCGGCGTGCACCCTCCACCAGCATCTACCTGGAGGCCAAG GGAACCAGTGTGTGCCAGGCAGCTGCGATGGGTGGTGCCATGGTCCTGCTGTATGCCAGCCGGGCCTGCTACAACCTGGCAGCCCTGGCCTTGGCCCCCCGGAGCCGGCTGGATGCTTTCGATTATGACTGGTACAACGTCTCTGACCAG GCGGACCTGGTGAATGATTTGGGGAACAAAGGCTACCTGGTGTTTGGTCTCATCCTCTTTGTGTGGGAGCTGCTGCCCACCACCCTGCTGGTGGGCTTTTTCCGGGTCCACCGGCCCCCACAGGACCTG AGCACCAGTCGCATCCTCAATGGGCAGGTCTTTGGTTCCCGTTCCTACTTCTTTGACCGGGCTGGGCATTGTGAGGACGAGGGCTGCTCCTGGGAGCATGGTCACAGCGAAAGCACCAG CATGTCAGGCAGCCTAGGCTCTGGCAGCTGGTACGGCGCCATCGGGCGGGAGCCAGGCTGGTGCGGGGGCAGCCAGACACGGACCACTCCGCTGCTCTTCTCCCAGGTGCTGGGACCAGGTGGCCACCACCACAGTCTCTACTCCACCCCACAGACGTga